From Enterococcus wangshanyuanii, the proteins below share one genomic window:
- a CDS encoding BglG family transcription antiterminator, whose amino-acid sequence MSLNSKEAKLIKLLTQHHDWLSAVFLAETLSTSTRTIRNYVARINQSTEQEIICSSRQGYKINDESPFDEIISQNRKEMMTPKDRINYLMNLLIQHSTIDYFDVAETLFISIPTIEKDLHRLRKKMDKYHLKIIKNGQFLTMTGDEINFRKLTSDMLQDEALHNFQSLDHVQTIFPDIPIERIQKIVVERLSNQHLYVNGYAINSLLLHIAIAVDRLLHHQRSDIELTSELFSEDQLEYKIASEIGKDIHQAFSVEMDLYEINNLTLLLMTKISPANETFLKNYMDTTIYAFISSTMETVAEKYFIPNISDELVLNLALHVSNLISRAKRGKQVRNPLSEEIKQSYAFIYEVAVFIAKQIQKQINIPITDDEITFIALHIGSYFEEKFETENKLSCVIYTPEYYEMHKRLVYKISDIFKKNVNITGAFYRLDEQSRTEMLNADLVLSTIELKELPNALQLSPFLSGKDIDKVQKEINLLKQKKLVNDLKESIGMYLTSERFERNVYLQSEHEYIDYLGGKLVESNHIDLSFIELIKEREKMSATSFNNSVALPHAIEMSAEKTGISIILNDRPVRWGTHYVQVIIMIVMNQGDMKKFRQLFDFMIDTFSTTEKLEKLLLVKNYEEFIEELFN is encoded by the coding sequence GTGTCCTTAAATAGTAAGGAAGCAAAACTGATCAAACTGTTGACCCAGCATCATGACTGGCTATCTGCCGTTTTTTTAGCTGAAACGTTATCTACTTCAACTCGAACGATCCGAAATTACGTTGCTAGAATCAATCAATCCACCGAACAAGAAATAATCTGCTCTTCTAGACAAGGGTATAAAATAAACGATGAGAGCCCATTCGACGAGATTATTTCTCAAAACAGAAAAGAAATGATGACCCCCAAAGACAGAATAAATTATTTGATGAATTTATTGATCCAACATTCTACGATTGATTATTTTGATGTAGCAGAAACACTATTTATCAGCATTCCGACGATTGAAAAAGACCTGCACCGCCTACGAAAAAAAATGGACAAATATCATTTAAAAATCATTAAAAATGGGCAGTTTCTTACAATGACTGGTGATGAAATAAACTTTAGAAAGCTGACGAGCGATATGCTGCAAGACGAAGCTTTGCATAACTTTCAGTCACTTGATCATGTCCAGACAATTTTTCCAGACATCCCTATTGAACGAATCCAAAAAATTGTTGTAGAACGTTTGAGTAACCAGCATCTTTATGTCAACGGGTATGCGATCAATAGCTTATTACTTCATATCGCAATCGCTGTGGACCGTCTCTTACATCATCAACGCTCAGATATCGAATTGACTTCGGAGCTATTTTCAGAAGATCAGTTGGAGTATAAAATTGCATCTGAGATCGGTAAAGATATTCATCAAGCCTTTTCCGTCGAGATGGATCTTTATGAAATCAATAATTTGACCCTTTTGTTGATGACAAAAATTTCTCCTGCGAATGAGACCTTTCTAAAAAATTATATGGACACGACGATTTATGCCTTTATTTCCTCAACGATGGAAACTGTTGCAGAAAAGTATTTTATTCCCAATATCTCAGATGAATTGGTTTTAAATTTAGCTTTACACGTCTCTAATTTGATTTCACGAGCAAAAAGAGGCAAACAAGTTCGCAATCCGTTATCAGAAGAAATCAAACAGTCTTATGCCTTTATTTATGAAGTGGCTGTCTTTATTGCCAAACAAATTCAAAAACAAATCAATATTCCAATCACAGATGATGAAATCACCTTTATTGCACTCCATATTGGTTCCTATTTTGAAGAAAAATTTGAAACTGAGAATAAATTGAGCTGTGTGATTTATACACCTGAATATTATGAAATGCACAAGCGTTTAGTCTACAAAATTAGTGATATCTTTAAAAAGAATGTAAACATAACGGGCGCGTTTTATCGTTTAGATGAGCAAAGCCGAACAGAAATGCTCAATGCTGACTTAGTTTTATCTACGATTGAACTAAAGGAATTGCCTAATGCGCTTCAACTCTCTCCCTTTTTATCAGGAAAAGATATTGATAAAGTTCAAAAAGAAATAAACCTTTTGAAACAGAAAAAACTGGTCAATGATTTAAAAGAAAGTATCGGAATGTACCTAACCTCCGAGCGCTTTGAGCGAAATGTTTATTTACAATCTGAACATGAATATATCGATTATTTAGGCGGCAAGCTAGTTGAAAGTAACCACATCGATCTCTCCTTTATTGAATTGATCAAAGAGCGGGAAAAAATGTCAGCAACCTCTTTCAATAATTCAGTCGCCTTACCTCACGCAATTGAAATGAGTGCAGAAAAAACCGGCATCTCAATCATTTTGAATGATCGTCCCGTTCGCTGGGGCACCCATTACGTTCAAGTAATCATTATGATCGTCATGAATCAAGGAGATATGAAAAAATTTCGGCAATTATTTGATTTTATGATCGATACGTTTTCTACTACTGAAAAACTAGAGAAGCTATTATTGGTGAAAAACTATGAAGAATTTATTGAGGAACTATTTAATTAA
- a CDS encoding GlsB/YeaQ/YmgE family stress response membrane protein, whose protein sequence is MHWLWVLIVGGVIGAIAGAITSKGKSMGIIFNIIAGLVGSSIGQALLGTWGPQMAGMALIPSIVGAVILVAVVSFFLGKK, encoded by the coding sequence ATGCATTGGTTATGGGTTTTAATTGTCGGCGGTGTGATCGGCGCAATTGCTGGAGCAATTACTAGCAAAGGGAAATCTATGGGGATCATCTTCAATATTATCGCTGGTTTAGTTGGTTCATCGATTGGTCAAGCTTTGCTTGGTACTTGGGGACCTCAAATGGCTGGTATGGCCTTGATCCCGTCAATCGTCGGTGCGGTGATTTTAGTCGCAGTCGTATCATTTTTCTTAGGTAAAAAATAA
- the rplL gene encoding 50S ribosomal protein L7/L12 yields MALNIENIIAELETATILELSELVKAIEEKFDVSAAAPVAAAAGPAAGGGEEQTEFTVELTAAGDQKVKVIKAVREATGLGLKEAKAVVDGAPAPVKEGVSKDEAEALKAALEEVGASVTVK; encoded by the coding sequence ATGGCATTAAACATTGAAAACATTATTGCTGAACTAGAAACAGCAACTATCTTAGAATTAAGCGAATTAGTTAAAGCTATCGAAGAAAAATTTGACGTATCAGCAGCAGCTCCTGTTGCAGCAGCAGCAGGTCCTGCAGCTGGCGGCGGCGAAGAACAAACTGAATTCACTGTAGAATTAACTGCAGCTGGAGATCAAAAAGTTAAAGTTATCAAAGCAGTTCGTGAAGCAACTGGTCTTGGCTTGAAAGAAGCTAAAGCTGTAGTTGATGGCGCTCCTGCACCAGTTAAAGAAGGCGTTTCTAAAGACGAAGCTGAAGCATTAAAAGCTGCTTTAGAAGAAGTTGGCGCTTCTGTAACAGTAAAATAA
- the rplJ gene encoding 50S ribosomal protein L10: MSEAAIAKKETLVEEAQAKFEAASSVVIVDYRGLTVEEVTALRKQLRDANVEMKVIKNSILSRAAKKAGLEGLDEVFTGPTAVAFSNEDVVAPAKIIDEFAKDAKALEIKGGVIEGKVSSVEEITALAKLPSRDGLLSMLLSVLQAPVRNVAYAVKAVAEKQEEVA; the protein is encoded by the coding sequence GCTAAAAAAGAAACCTTAGTAGAAGAAGCACAAGCCAAATTTGAGGCAGCATCTTCAGTTGTTATCGTTGACTACCGTGGTTTAACAGTAGAAGAAGTAACAGCTTTACGTAAACAATTACGTGATGCTAACGTGGAAATGAAAGTTATCAAAAACTCTATCCTTTCACGCGCAGCTAAAAAAGCTGGACTAGAAGGTTTAGACGAAGTATTTACTGGACCAACTGCTGTCGCTTTCAGTAATGAAGACGTAGTAGCCCCAGCTAAAATCATCGACGAATTTGCGAAAGATGCGAAAGCATTGGAAATCAAAGGTGGCGTTATCGAAGGTAAAGTTTCTTCAGTTGAAGAAATCACAGCTTTGGCAAAACTACCAAGCCGCGATGGTCTACTTTCTATGCTGTTATCTGTATTACAAGCGCCAGTCAGAAACGTGGCTTACGCTGTCAAAGCAGTGGCAGAAAAACAAGAAGAAGTTGCTTAA